cttcccctctctttcaaataaataacaaataaataaattttttaaaaatatgtagaatagtcaggtgtggtgatgcatgcttctaatcctagtactcagtaggcagggataggaggatcaccaagagaattcaaggctaccctgaggctacagaatgaattctaggtcattctaGGTTAGAGCGAGGTTCTACCTCGAtaataaaaaaccaaaagaaacaaaaaaacgaGTAGAATGAATGAgacatttaaaagaagaaacactaCTTTTATTCAGTGTTGACTCTAGTGTTTATCCTTATCCCTGACCAATAATACCCAaatcaaataaatacaacataAGTATTCTGCCATTGAATTGGGAAAGAATGGCTAGGCAGCAGGTAAAGAGGTGAAGAAGCAAGGACTGTCACAATTTATCTCTCAACTGGAGTTGTGATGTGAAAACTAGCAGCACCCGCAGCACCTGGGAGCTGGTTAGAAGCGCAGAGTCCCAGGCCTGGCCCCAGACCACTGATCAGCACGTGCATTTGAACAATACGTGCAGGGGCCGTGTGCTCACTGTAATATTCAAGATGCAAAGAAGCACTACGCTTGTCCTCACACTTGGCTGCACACTGACACCCCTGGGGAACTTTAAGAATTGCTGGATCTTAATGACCTTCTAGATATTATGATTTCATTGGCAAGGTTGTCCTGGGATCTTTTcaaaactactttatttattggagagagggcgggagggagagagagagagagagaacacacaccagggcctctagctactgcaaacaaactccagacacatatgccaccatgtgcatctggcttatgtgggtactgaagaatcgaacctggatccttaggctttgaaggtaagtgtcttaaccactaagccatctctccagcccctgtgttctgGGATCTTAATACTCCCTAAGCACTTAAcatttttgagtgtgtgtatgtgtgtgtatgtgttcacatgcatgaACGTGGGCACTTGTGTGCCATGGTCTtcgtgtgtaggtcagaggacaacttgaggcattggtctttgccttccaccttgtttgaggcaaggtctcccaTTAGTCTCTGATGTGTGCCAGGCTTGCTGACCCATGAACTTTGATcaattctgtctccatctcccttgtCATCCTAGACATGCTTGGATGAGACATGGTAGAGCTACAGTGCCTGgccttttacatgggcactggggatctgaactcaggtactcatgcttgtgacaagcactttatatACTCAGCCATCTCCATCCCTCATAAGTGCTTATAATATTCAGCAAAATTAGAAAATCCATGACTGTATTATTGTTCAGCAACTAGTACCTTGGCAATAAATAGTAAAACTGAATTTTTGTAAAGTTTTTATAACAATTCCTCATGTTGCCATTTGTGTGATATCTTTGAAGACATTGAGGAAGTATTTGTAACAGTACTGTTGGCCACAGCGGAGGCTAAGAAACCAAGTGTTCTCCTCATAGGAAGTTgaattcaatgttttgtaatGTGCCAGGTACATTTATGTGTATCTGGGTCCACCGCATTTGCCTCTCCTCATGGTCAAAAGACCATTAATACTCACAGCCTGGACTGAATACCCACTTCCCTATCCCTGTAGGAATTCACTGGACATGGATTTGGGATCTTCACATTAAAGCAGAGTCTGTGAGCAGGCAGGGGTGCAACCTCTCTCTCAGGCCCAGCTCTGGTAGCATAGGGGAGGGAGCAGGTGTTATCCCAAACATATGGAACCCAGTAGCTAGGTACTCAATAGGCTGAGGTCATGGCATAAGTAAGCACCAAGATTTCCCAAGAGGAAACACTCTACTGGCAGAGTGGGAGGTGTTTGCATGCTGTCTGTGGCACTCAGAGATGCTTGTGCCCAAAGATGAAAGGACAACAGATGAGAGGTGCCGCCATAAAGCTGAGTCACAGTCCTTGATTGCATCACAAAGCGTGGCCTCCCTGTAGGGCCTGGGATCTGAGGTCAGGGCCCACAGAGCTGCCTGGCCAGGGCCCAGAAGTGCTGGAGACTCAGAAGAACTACTGACTGGGGTGGCCAAAGAGGTAGGCAGGACCAAGCAGGCTTAAGTGGCTTACAGGGGTAGGGCCAGGGCCCCTTGGGGCACAACCACTTTCACACTCATAGCTTACAGGATTGAGAAGCAGTAGCTAGAATGGTGGTGGCAGGCGTGGTCCACGGGAGGACATGTCAGGGAAACGTGGAAACATGGACTGCACTCAGAATGGAGGCAGAAGGCCAAGGCTGGTGGTAGAGCCTTAGTAATGGGGGTGCAATTGCTGGGCTTCCTTGGACAAGGAGAAGGGTGACTCTACATGGTGACCTTAAGGGCCCTAGCTTGAATTCAACTGGCTTAATACTGTGAAGACAAGCCTGTGTGAGAATCATGATGTATGAAATTTACCAGAATCAAAATGGAGTTGTTGTGAAGCTTTAGCCAAGATAAATCAATGGAACATAAAGTTGGAGGCTATGAAGGGAGAAGGATGCCTTATGCATATGTGTCTAATAACAATCTATTGATTCTCTGCTATAGCCTCAACCTTGCATAAAAGCCACTTCAGCCTCAAATAGAAAGTCCTCCTGCAAGTACAGCTGCCCACCACTGTCTATTTAACCTTGAACTGATGCCATCCTTACTACAGGTCCCTGTAGCCAAGGCTTTGTTTCAAAACATCTTATGTAACCTTCTTCATTTGGCCTTTAAACATTTACCTTTGTCTCAGCCTCTTTGAATACACACACTGTTTACTGTGGTGTGGGTCTCCAGATCCTCGGGGCTGCAGTTCCCAAAGgagtccaggcaaccatggagagcacGATCTTGAGCAACCGTGAGCGTGACTGGGACATTACACCTGGAAGACTTCAGAAAGTAGTTCTTGTTGATTCAATAGGGAAATgcttataagcagttgagagtgggaagaagGGCCTAAGGGGactggtgggttcaaaggttgcttgctgatgcctagggacattcattccagcatgtagagAGAGAGTCAGGCGAGCTACATAGTGGCCGGAAGAGGGTCACAGGGGGACGGACTGTGTGAAGGTTGCTGGATGACACCATATAAGGAGATTCCTAGGCAActtgccaaaggtcacagggctatgggtgAAGCCAAAGTTCAGGTGTGCTGAGTttggagaaggagtggcctcctgtagcccagggggcCTCAGCCATGCCTGGTggctcaggcccatctcctgaaggctccagcctgtgcctggcagtgcccaacactaTGGCATATACATTCCCTTTGCTGGGATCTGCTCATCCTGAATACATGTATGCAGTCTTTAGAGCATCTTTCTCTCATTTCAGGTGACAGACTTTACAGCGGCAGCAGTGGCCACCTTCTTGAAGCTCCAGCCCTGAGAAAGGACACAAAGGAGACCTTTTGTGCCTCCTGACTGAAAGACCATGACCAGACCTTGGTGTCATCTCCTCCTTCTCACCATTCCAGTGACCCTAGTGGTGACCACACAGCTGGCCGCAAATGGAGTGAAAAAAGTGTTGAGTTCCTTCGAACCCATCAATACCTCAGATGCCAGCGTGAAGCAGTGTGCGTGGTTTGCCGTGCGAGAGTACAACAAGAGAAGCGACGACAAGAATGTCTTTCTGGTGGCCAGCATACTTCAGGCCAAGTTGCAGGTAAAGGAGTTCTCACCAGGTAGAGTGAGCACTTGAGAAGAGTTTTGAGAGATACATGAATGTTTCAGTAGGCACACACACAGTGACCAGAGCAGCATCGATGCATGGCGCTTTACATACATGCTAGGGTTCTCTCTATAAGTCGTTTGCATAGTTTAACTCATTCAGCAACAAGCTACAAACCAAATGCCTATGCGCTCGCTAAGATTAGGAGAAAAACCCAATGTCCTGAATATTTTACAATAATGTCGCCACAGCAACATTTGAACCAATGCATGTAACATGGAATGCGAGGTTGAACAGAGGCACACGGAACTACTCGGCATAAGTTAATAAAGTGCACTGTCTTGTGTGCTTTGATGTTCAGTGGAATTGGAGACACTTTCATGTTGTCACCAGTTTTTCAACTCTCGGGAGCATTGTGACATCAACTTAGATGGACGTGGTGCTCACTGCTTTGCTCTGTAGAAGGCCTTCAGTGGTGGAATGCAGCTACTGACAAACAGCAGCTTCAATTGCTTGGTGGTGTGGCTTGTGTAGGACAGAATTATATGGGGATTCCATAGGTCATgggttgttttaaaattttattttatttatttcagagagagatagagagagagagagagagagagagagagaatgggtgcgctagggccttcagccactgtaaacgaattccagatgcatgcaccaccttgtgcatctggtttacgtgggtcctgggccctttggcttcgcaggtaaatgtcttaactgctaagccatctctccagcttggtcattttttgttgtttgttttcttttgttttttttgaggtatggtcttgctttagctcatgctgacctggaattcactatgtagtctcagggtggcctcaaagtcatggccatcctcctacctctgcctcctgagtgctaggattaaaggcatgtgccaccatgcctggcctgtttattttttaagtcaattttttttatttatttatttataagagcgggtacagatagaaaatgggcacaccagggccgtcagtcactgcaaatgaaatccagatgcatgtgctaccttgtgcatctggcttacacaggtcctggggaatcaaacctgggtccttaggctttgtaggcaagcttcttaactgctaagccatctctccagcccaggtcattATTATCAGAACTCATGTCCCTTAGGCCCATCATTAGCATTGCATTTCCAGGATGTGATGATGCTATAGCATTCTGGAGTAGACGTGCTTCACAATATCTGAATGCAAACTCATTTTCTCTGCGTCCTTCACAGTTCACTTTCTTTGGTACTTAAGTAACACATGCACTTATTTTCTCATAAGCCATTAATTTATTGTCATTATTTTGATTcttataaaaagtcaaacactgtATCACTGCACCCTGCTCCCCTTTccctgagagccctcctcagagGTATTGTTGGGTATTCACTACGGGGTCATAAATATCTCAGTTATtctctgtggggtgggggggggaactgTGCCTCAGGGATATTCCTAACcactctggctcttacaatctttccacccctcttccacaatgttccctgagctatggcTGACCTGTTATCATAAGCCACATTTGTCTTAGCTGTTGTAGATAAGGTGGTGAGATAGATAAAATTCTTCATACACCTTAGGGAGCCATTGgactaatagaaaagaaaactccTAACCAGGAATTGAAACTGCGGGATCCACTCTAGCAGCATGGTACTTGGAGGTACAGGAATGTCAGGGGAAGGATTCCTTAGACAACATTTCTCACCTGGAGATCACTATTGCATAGGCCACACTTCACTAATAAAATGAAAGGCTTTGAGTGCGATCCAGGCCTGAGTAGGTGCTCCACTCCTGCAAGTGATACCAATACACAGTCTTAGCTGTAAACTGCCACTTGCAGGGGCGATGTTGAAGATAAGACCTGAAGGCAGAGCAGAAGTAAATAAATGCAAGAGGCTGCCGGGAGGTGCTTATTTttctagcagcagcagcaacggATCCTAAAGGTATAGGTCAACGTCGGTGGTAAATTTGGGAGGTCATCTCAAGAAACCTTGGGAGGGTACAAGAGAAGAGAATCAGGGCCAGGGCAGGTGTTTGATGCAAGGGTGAGTTGATGGGGTTATGACTGGCCTTGGTAGTCCTGGACTTAGGGAGACATACAGAACCTACCTAGAGTTGTGCCACACCATGGGCGAGAAGTTGGGTTATTTATGTACTGACTTCCATCTGTCCCTGGCTGAGAGCTGCTTCCAAAGCCCTTGGCTCTTGCTGGAGGAACTGGAACTGGCAGATTGTCTGGAAGCAATATGAGGCACAGGTAATGCACACAGCATCTGCTGCAGGAGGGGAACAAGGAGGACCAGGGCTGTCGGGGTGGAAAAAGCAGTTGGACCCTCTGGAATGCTTATGAGACTGCTCGTGTGGCCCCACACCATGCTGGGACCTGCAGGGAGAGCCAGAACTTTTAGTTTCTCTTAGGGATGCTGAAAAGCCACAAAAATGTCAGGTTGAGGAATGCTTAGGATTCATGTCGTCAAATTTGAGTAttaagcttttcttttcctttttctgttatttttatgtattcatttatttatttatttatttttggtttttcaaggtagggtctcactctggttcaggctgacctagaattaactatgtagtctcagggtggcctcaaactcacggcgatcctcctacctctgcctcctgagtgctaggattaaaggcgtgcaccaccatgcccagtttagttgtttatttttttatgtggaGGTGATTGAACTCAACATGGAGACTGAACAAAGCATGCACTTTCCAATCTTGCTGGGCCCCAATCTCCATATCTGAGTTTAAAACATAACACTCAGGtcaacttattatttatttatttatgatggctggagagagggagagagagagaatgggtcccaCTGTTACTCTAAATGAacttccaggtacatgcaccattgCGCATCTTGCTAtaggtaggtactggagaatcgaacccaggctgtcagtctttagaagcaagcacccttaggcacggagccatttctccagcccagattattttcaacaagTGGTTCTCAGGATGCAGTTAGGATGTTCACATGACAGGATGCCCAGCCTCCctgcttaggttttttttttttttaaatttattgacaacttccatacttatagacaataaaccacgataattcactcccctctcccactttcccacttccccttcacaaatccactctccactatatcccctctccctgctagccttttattttgatgtcatcatcttttccttctactatgagtgtcttgtgaaggtagtactaggcactgtgatatcatggatatcaaggccaatttctctcTGGACAATTACCTtgcaagcagtcctacccttcctttggctcctacttaGGTTTTTGTTTCCCTCTAGCTAGCATGCAGAGAGTCCTAGCCTTTCATGGCTGGCTTagcagacatagagaatgggagagccTGATGGGGATGTGAGCTGTAGTTCTGGGCTGCTTCCATTTACACCCTGGGTCAGCCACTTGCTGGAAACACCGATCTAATCTGTACCTCAATTTCCTGACctgaaaatagaaaggaaatgaCAACCTGATGCCAGAGGACTGAGGATGAACCAAGCCATTTGTACTGTGTAGAAAGCCCTGAGACCAGTGCCTGGCAGGCAGCCTtaaagttctcaaagaaagatgCAGCCCCCTTGATATTGTCCTTGAAATCCAAGTGCAAGGAGATGTGACCAGACACCAGGAGAAGCCTGTACGTATCCAATCATTCAGTGGATACTGATTTTTCACTGTAAACCTACTATCCTGTACTGAGCGAGAGGAAGGGTTTGGGTGGAGAAGCACAAAATATGGGAGATTCACAGAGCTCTGAGGGGCGTGTGGGAGAAGGACAGGGCGCGTGTGGGGGAGGCCAGGGTGATTGTGGAGCTGTTCTCATAGGCTTCAAGGGAGCTGATGGTTCTGGGGACCACCTCCTCTCCCTTGACCTTCGTGGAACATGAAGCATACTCTAATTATCAAGAAGTATCTTCAAGCCTCACCTGCAGGAAGCCCATACTGGGGAAAATTCCCCCCTCTTCAGTATTTTGCTCAAGGTGGCAGTTGAAACTGGTCTCGACGGTATAGGAGTCCAGCACTGGGCATCATTATTCCCCCTCAATATGTCTGTGGGGAGAAAAAAGCAGAGGGAAGATAGTGAAAGAGATTTGTGAATTTTCCAAAGCACTGAGGAAGTAAAACCTTCtttctttattgatttgagagaaagcggtagcagaagggagaaaggggtggggagagaatgggtgcaccagggcctccagcagtgcaaaccaactccagactcatgtaccaccttgtgcaactggcttacgtggtcctggggaatcgaacctgggtcctttggctttgaaggcaagtaccttaacagctagcccatctctccagtccataaaacCTTCTTGGCTAAAATTGCCTTGTTGTTTGCTGGCAGATCACAAGTCACTTGGAATACCTTATTCACGTCCAACTCGTCCGCAGCAACTGCCCAAAGTCTTTAAGCAATAATGAAAACTGTGTCCTTCTAAAACCCTTCAACCTGGAAAAGGTAGGTGATGAACCAATCATGTATGACTCCAAGTCCCATTTTGGGTTATCAAGGTTCCAGCTGGTTGGAAAAGCTCAGGGTGTCAAGACTGTCTTTAGGAGGCCTGGAGCACTCCTCATATGCAGCCTCACACTGGCTCTCAcactttctctacttcctctttTTCATTGTTTCCTGATCAATGAGGGGGTGATAGAGAGGTCTCATTGAGCACTGAGCACCCCACAGTCATCCcacagtcatttattttcatctctgatgagctttgagtctcttcagttGTGATCACCATCCaattctccaatttttttttttttttggtttcttgaggtagggtctcactctagcccaggctgacctggaattcactatgaagtctcagagtggcctcaaactcacagcaatcctcctacctctgcctcccaagtgctgggattaaaggcgtgcaccaccacgcccagccaattctccaatttttttttaaattttttttaaatttatttatttatttatttgagagctacagacacagagagaaagacagatagagggagagagagagaatgggcgcgccagggcttccagcctctgcaaacgaactccagacgcgtgcgcccccttgtgcatctggttaacgtgggacctggggaaccgagcctcgaaccagggtccttaggcttcacaggcaagcgcttagccgctaagccacctctccagcccgcaatTCTCCaatttttgtttagaatttttgctATCTATGCACTAGGTTAGTGTGAATTAAATTTTCTCAGTTGTATTTGGTTTCAAGACTTTACTGGCCTGGCACAGTGAGAATGAGTTCTTTCAATCTTTCCCTCTGTGTTCTGGGTTCATTTAAAGACCAAGGAAAGTTTTGTTTTCCATAGCTTCTGAAGTGTGATATAAGTTACCTTTAAACCATTTggatttgacatttttttttttttttgcttttttgaggtggggtctcgctgtagtccaggctgacctggaattcactatggagtctcagggtggcctcgaactcatggcaatcctcctacctctgcctcccgagtgctgggattaaaggcatgcgccaccacgccctgctggatttgacttttttttagtagttatagacatacttcatatggaaacaacacatgttggcaccattctttccctcattccttcctctttgcgaaaggggccctcctcatttgGGGTCACAGGTTATCCCCGTGGGgactgtgggttgtgcattgtgggagttgatattttttattgtatATGTCTTCTTCTCACTTCCTAACTCTTTATTCCTCGAAATATCTTAGTGGTCCCATTCTGCCAGAGGTACTCTTTGCTTTTGCTCAATAAACCTATCTTTCTGCATGTCtatccatccctgcatccctccacccatttatttacttactgccCTCACATAGAATACTTAAGTCATATCAGTGATATTATGAAAGGGAGAAAAGTGCTCCtaggaaaaacaaaagatatgTTAGGTTCTAGAATCTTCTAAATTGCTTATTCTGACTGACTTATTAAAACAGAAGGGGTAGTTAATCATTAAAACAAAGCAAATTGTTTTGAGTCTCGTTGTGTTTATGTTGTAGGATGTACTACAGAGAATTAAGAGCCAAGCTTAAGTCTAATCTCCCACCAGCGTGTTCTCAGTGCTAGCATTTCCTGCCGGTCTGTGGTCACTGTGCAGCAGAGCTCCCTCTGTAGAAAGTCTACAGCCCTCAGCTCTGCAGATTCCCGGGGCAGTCCTTGGTGGGTCATGTCCTACCATACATACGTTCCTAGGTTGACGCTTAAAAAAACAGAatacttgagctggagagatggcttagtggttagcgctcgcctgtgaa
Above is a window of Jaculus jaculus isolate mJacJac1 chromosome 8, mJacJac1.mat.Y.cur, whole genome shotgun sequence DNA encoding:
- the LOC101595195 gene encoding cystatin-8; protein product: MESTILSNLTLVVTTQLAANGVKKVLSSFEPINTSDASVKQCAWFAVREYNKRSDDKNVFLVASILQAKLQITSHLEYLIHVQLVRSNCPKSLSNNENCVLLKPFNLEKKMNCRFLVGAFPWKGEFTLLEKQCEDV